A segment of the Lolium perenne isolate Kyuss_39 chromosome 3, Kyuss_2.0, whole genome shotgun sequence genome:
TCATCGCCGGCGACCAGTCGGGCTCGCTGCATCTACGAGAGGCTGcctgcggctgctgccggtggattgtgtacgtgatctacgacgcgcgcggcaagatgtacctccacatcggctgggagaagttcgcgtgctaccaccacctcgaagccggcttcgtgctcaTGTTCTCCTACCTTGGCGAGGAGAACATGACCgacaaggtgttcgacgagacgcgctgccgccgccACTACCACAGCGACAACACCGAGGAGGACGACTActaagtgttgtttcttcgcaacaAAAATAGGCACGCATGTTTTTGGACATTCTTCCTCAAAAGAACCAACATGGGCACCGTCAACAGTTGGATTTTTCAGTTTGGGCGACTGTATGTGCctacgagtgttctttcttggcagtgaACACACGAAACATGCGAtgaccggcctagttaggtttagttattTTGCAATGTTATTTGTGTCaatcatggttcaaactatgtattagtttgtggaaaaccatgttccaaattatatcttcgtgtaaaccatgtttccaattatgtattagtttgtggaatgtttATTCTCTTTATTCGATTTTCTATGCTTTTATTTGTGATTTTAATTCAAAACATCTATCGGGGCTGCCGGTTTGGGGGCACCGGTGTGGGAATAGCTCCCCCAAATAGAGCATGTAGTGCCGGCGTCCCCCATACGGAAGTGCCGGCGCCTCTGCCGACGACTATTtgggggccgccggtggagatgctctaagggcatctccaacgcggcgacccatcccgcgcccgcgcatcCCGATGGGTCCAACTGGACAAATCCGCGGCCCAACGCGGCCACACACCGTAAATGCGGATGACCGGCCGCGGCGTccagaacgacgcaaacccggccccaatctgggctaggtttgcgtggccgcggatggcacgcggcgtctgGTCGCTCCCCGTGCCAACGACAGCGAGGCCAGCAgccgccgccgtcctccgccGGCGCTGCGGGCCGGAGGAAACCGCGGCggtctccacatcggagaggccgtcCGCGGCGGCACGGCATTGGCGCAACCCGCGCCGCTACTGCTGCTGCCGAAGCAGGAGTCCCCGAAAGAAGACCCCGACCTGCGCGCCGCTCTGGCGCTgtcggtggcggaggaggaggcgaagtggCCGCATCTCGcggcggccattcgcacctccgcgatggaggaggaggcccggtcgaggacgccgaggcctgggCTTTGCTCGACCAGGTCCGCGCGGAGGAGGCAGCGGCGCAGCGGCAGGAGGAGGCCAGGCTCCGCCGCGAGGAGCAGATGCGgcaggaggccaggcgccgcgcggaggaggagaggCGCCAGAAGGCCAGGCGCCTCGCCTGGCAGGAGAGGGAGCTGcgcctcagggaggaggcgcagctccggacccgcactccgcctgggaggaggccctgtggtctccatggccggagtccccggcgcggttgAGCCACAACAatgcctcgccgcccggggacgtcgtcgACGCCAACGGCGACGACCCCCACAGggactaggcggcgcaccggcggccaccgtgtCCTTGtcaaaccctaatagagggttttttTATTTGTTTTTAATTTTAAAGCCCATGTAGAGGGCTTCTTTTGGTAgttaaatttgcccaaaatagggtttatgtacaaatttgcccaaaatagggcatatgcttAATCAAATTTCGTTTAGATTTATATTTTTGATTTGTTTTCGATTTTCTTCACATTTGCACAGCGTCCGCACGGTGGGCACATCGTgctacccaaacggacacgcggacgcgggccacTATCCGGGAGTCCGCGCGGTCACCCAAACAGTCCAAAATGGACGGCCCAACACGCccgtttgggtcgccgcgttggagatgccctaaggttaTCTTGTCCATACAGAAAATATTTAAAGACAGGAACAGTGACATAATAGAAATCCATTTGGTTTGGAATTTTCACAGTACCTCGTCTGATTTTGAAGTACTATTAACAGCCACGAAATAGTGCACACTGCAACCAGAATCCATCATTTCTTATGAATGACAAGCGGAACCGATTACTATGCAGTCTATGCTGGATGCCTGGAATATTAACGACAGATCAGAAGCTCTTCTTCTGGATGGAACATCACGGACTGATCAGGAGGAGATGTTCTTCTCGATACGGATGTGGAGAGGGAGCTCCTTGGACGCGGCAGGCCCGACGAGGTAGCGTGGCGGCACCATGAGGTAGGACGTCAGGTCCTCCAAGGCGACAAGGCCCGGCGACGAGCTGCTCACCGCCTCGACGTCCGCCAGCACGGTGTCTGTCTTGCGGTTCGCCGCCGACCCCGGCCCCGGTGGCGGCCCATTGGCCCACATCTTAACCGTGTACCGCGGCAGCATGCACGTGTCCGCCCGGACGCAGACCACGGACACGACGGTGACGGCGCCGAGCGCGGAGAGCGTGAGGAGGAACACGGGCCCGTGGCGCCCGTCGTCCCCGGTGACGACGATGAGGCGCCGCGGGGGGCACGGCACCGGCACCTGGATCTTGTTGGGCCTGCCGCAGGGGACCCTGTGCACGGGCACGGAGTGGGCGGCGGAGAGGTGCGCGACGAGGGCGGACGGCGGGGCCGCGAAGCcgcagccgggctccgtgcaCAGGCACGGCGCGTGCAGGCAGGCGCTCTTGTGGTCGCTGGCCTCGTAGTAGGCGACGAAGCGGCCGCAGCCCTCGTGCGGGCACTCCACCCTTGCCGCCGAGACGACGGCGTCCATGGCCGGCTCGTGGTCGAACGCGCCGCCGTGCTCGCACCGACGGCACTGGTTCCCCGGCAGATCGGCGACGCAGCCGCCGCAGGCCAGATGCCCGGCCTTACACTGTGACAGATCGAAGCTGCTGAGACGCGAACCGATAGTCGAAATTAAGAGAGCGAGAAAGAACGAACCTTGTGGACGGGGGGCTTGAGAGGGGAGAAGCAAAGGGGGCAGTGGAGAACCGAGATGTCCATCTTGAGGGTGACCTCCACTCTGGCCCCGTTCACCTCGGCAACGACGGCGCCGCCGGCTCCATCGTGCACGACGACTTCCTGCTTCACCGCCGAGCCGTTGGGCAGCTGCTCCACCCTCTGCTTCTTGGCGCTCTGGTCGCCCTGCCCCATGGCCGACGACGGCGAGCCCCTGTCCCTCCCCTCGGTCGCCATTGCTCAGATCTGGAAGTACAAGAAGCTCGAGCGTTTGAGGGAGTGGCGTGTGTACTGTGAACAGAGAGGCTGAAGAGGAGTGGTACCGGTGGACGAAGAAGTGGAGAAGTGGGCAGGCAGGTGGAATCAGTTGTGGTTTTCTGCTGAAAACAAAAGGAAGAAGCTAGTTCCTCTCCCCTTCCATACTCTCTTCTTCCACCAGATCCGGGGCCGCTGgcccctcccctctcttctccgGCTTGCCGGCGTTGAGCAGGGCGAGGGTCCCACCCTTGTGCAGTAGTAGCTAGGTGTAGCTTCTTGAGTTTGTCCCTTGGTGGCGTTTGGCTTCATGCCTGTTTGCTGCTTAGCTCTCATGCTTGTGAGCAGCATGAGTGGAGCTCCGATCCACTCCTTCTGCCCCCTTCTGAGGTGGGAGGTGACTGGGGGTGGTGGATCTTTGGATTGCAGCCTAAATAAGCTCACTTCTCTCCTTCCCTGTGTTCCGAATCGAGAGGTGCTTGGGGCTGCCTCGCTCGGTCTATCATTCTCGAGGTCACCGTGGTGGTGAAGAAGAGGAAAAAAAGAAGCAGCTTCTAGGCAAATCTGAAGGAAATCTGGTGAAGCTTCAACTTCCAGGTCTTGTGATTATAATTTTCGAGTTGGATTCCCAGTCTGTTGTTGAGTCTGCAGTTGGAGGTGCTCATCAGCAATGGTTCGTGGGAAGCTACGCCGCCCATGCTGGTGGTCGAAGGGCGGTCTCCTTCAGGAGCTACGCCGCCCACCAGTTTGGTCGATTGGCGGTCTTTTTACCACCGTTGCTTCTTCTGGTTGAATGGCAACCTTCTTTCCTCCCGACCAGTGTGCCTATAGGGAGGCAGCAGTCCTTCCTCTCAGCGTCCATGGAGTTTTTCCATGGAAACTCCGTCGTCCCAAGTGGTGTCATCCCCGGTGGCGGTGAGGTGCTCGTGCAGGATCGACTTTGGTTCCGATTGCGTTCTCCATCAGATGTTCGGGGTCTTCTCTGCAAAAGACAGGGACCACTTTGTAATTTCCTGTTTCCTTTGGATCAATATGTAAGGTGTACACTTTTTATTTTAATATAAATGGTTCTGTCGGGGTCCTTCGAGACCCCTcttgtgttcaaaaaaaaaaaaaaaaggaagaagCGATTCGTGATTGGTCAGCGGTCAAGAGTGAAAAAGAAATGAGCGCTGCCATTGGCTGGCCGACGCAGCTGCTCCACGCCGCTGCCGTGCACAGTGCAACTGCCAGGGATGGAGCGACGTGGATCAGCAAAATTGGATTTAGCCAATCAAGGCTAAATAAGAGCATCCCCTAGCCAGCAAGTTTCCAATCCCAATAAAATCGTCAACAACCCTGCGATAGTCCCTTCGAACAAGGCGTGAATACGGCGCACCGGCACCTCATGACACGTCGGATTTCGTATGTGGGCCCCATCTGGCAGCCACTAGCCCGAAAATCCTACTTCTATTCCCCAATTCCATTCCCCTCCCGCCCACAGTTTTCATTTCTCTCATCCTCCAATCTAGCTCCCGCCAAcctctccatctccatctccgcTCGTCACGTTTCCGACATGCCTCTGAAGAAGAATGTGGTTGCGAAGGGGCCATCGAAGCCGCACAAAGTCACATTAAAGGAGAAGCTGGCGTATATGCTGTTGTGGGAGGGGAATGTCGAGCGCTCCCACTACAGTGTCGTGGCGGAGGACGATAGCCGGGCAATGAGATGATGGCGATTTGGTGGCCAAATGTTCGCCAACATTTGAATTGTTATTTGCAAAACTTCATTTGAATTTCTATCTCTATTTGTGAGATTTCATTTGTTATTGTCAAAAGGTCCTATTACGAGCGCTGATTGGGTCACCAGTGTGGGGCAACCCTCCTAAGTGGAGGAAATAGCTGCCGGTGTACCTGCCGGCACTTATTTTGGGGACGCCGGAGGGAATGCTCTAACTCATCAATTATTATCAGGATTTTGGTGTGCGGAATCTTCATCACAATCTTTGTAATGGTGTGAAACAGAGGGGTCCCTTCAACGGCTCCacactccatcatcaagttaaggaCTTCGTCCATGGTAGGAGTATCACTTTTCGGAATAAGATT
Coding sequences within it:
- the LOC127340901 gene encoding E3 ubiquitin-protein ligase SINA-like 3, giving the protein MATEGRDRGSPSSAMGQGDQSAKKQRVEQLPNGSAVKQEVVVHDGAGGAVVAEVNGARVEVTLKMDISVLHCPLCFSPLKPPVHKCKAGHLACGGCVADLPGNQCRRCEHGGAFDHEPAMDAVVSAARVECPHEGCGRFVAYYEASDHKSACLHAPCLCTEPGCGFAAPPSALVAHLSAAHSVPVHRVPCGRPNKIQVPVPCPPRRLIVVTGDDGRHGPVFLLTLSALGAVTVVSVVCVRADTCMLPRYTVKMWANGPPPGPGSAANRKTDTVLADVEAVSSSSPGLVALEDLTSYLMVPPRYLVGPAASKELPLHIRIEKNISS